Genomic window (Gemmatimonadota bacterium):
AGTCCCCTGAACATGCCGATGAGGCGCTCCTCATCCCGCCGGTCGATGTCGAGCGAACAGCACGCCGGGGGGACGCCGGGGCTCGCGGCGGCGCCGGCCCGCGATCGGGTCCCGCCGAAGATCGAGTCGACTTTGTTCATGTAATCGTAATAATACGATGAAGGGCGATGGTCAAGGAGCTCGCCGCTTCTGGCGAGCGCCTAGACGACCAGCCGCACCGCGTACCCGGCGATGACCGACCAGAACAGCGCCGCATACCCGACCTCTCCCAAGCGGGCGTTGAGCCAACGGCCCGCGAAGGTGGCCAGGGGCATCAGTGGGAACGCCAGGATCGCGGCCGTGAGCGCGCGTGGCCCCAGCAGCGAGGCCTCCACGAACACGGCCGCCTTGGTCGCGTCGCCGACGAGGGAGACCACGGACGCCGCCCCGACGAGGTGGAAGCGATCGAAGCCCAGGTTGCGGAGGGCCACGCCCTTGAGCGGGCCGGACGTACCCGAGAACCCCGACGTCGCCCCGGCGGCGAAGGCGAGCGTGGGCCCGGACGCTTTGCGGAGCGCGACCAGTGACCGGCGCTCGAGCAGCAGGCTCGTCGCCAACGCGACGAGAACGGCCACCGCGACCGCGCCGGCGGGAGCCGCGACCAGAAGACTCGCTCCGAGCCACGCGCCCGCGCCGAGCGATATCGCTACCAACGCCACCCCGCGCCAAGGGATGGCGCGCCGGTAGGCCACCACCTTGAAGACGTTGTTTCCACCCAGCAGGAGAGCGGCGAGCGCCACTCCCTCCTTGGGGCCGAGCGCTATCACGAGCGTGGGCACCAGGATGAGGGAGCCGCCCAGGCCCGCCGTGGCGGACACCAGGAAGGAGCCCGCGACCGCTGTCGCGAGCACGACGAGGGCGAGCGGGTCCACGCCCTATTCCTCCGTTCGCCGACCGCGCACGAGGTAGGTGCTTCCTCCCAGGGT
Coding sequences:
- a CDS encoding winged helix-turn-helix domain-containing protein, coding for MNKVDSIFGGTRSRAGAAASPGVPPACCSLDIDRRDEERLIGMFRGLSNPIRFEILQFLLTHPGCITGSIVDHLPRSQATVSQ
- a CDS encoding TSUP family transporter; translation: MDPLALVVLATAVAGSFLVSATAGLGGSLILVPTLVIALGPKEGVALAALLLGGNNVFKVVAYRRAIPWRGVALVAISLGAGAWLGASLLVAAPAGAVAVAVLVALATSLLLERRSLVALRKASGPTLAFAAGATSGFSGTSGPLKGVALRNLGFDRFHLVGAASVVSLVGDATKAAVFVEASLLGPRALTAAILAFPLMPLATFAGRWLNARLGEVGYAALFWSVIAGYAVRLVV